One candidate division WOR-3 bacterium genomic window, CCTCGTTTCCTCCACAGGTGAGATAGTCGGGGTTTTACAACTCATAAATGCACGAGAAGGTGATAAGATTGTACCTTTTAAGGAAGAAACGATAGAATTGATGAAATTTTTCGCTTCCCAAGCAGCTGCCGCCCTTCAGAATGCAAGACTTATGGAGGAACTCAAAGAGGTACAATTGGAATCAATATATATGCTTTCGACCGCTGCGGAATTCAAAGATAAGGTCACCGGTGATCATATTAAAAGGATTTCGAAGGTGTCCTTTTTGATTGCAAGAACTTTGCAAACCAGCCGGGAATTCTCCGAGTTGATCCTATACGCAAGTCCAATGCACGATATAGGAAAAGTTGCGATCCCCGATTACATTTTAAATAAACCCGACAGGCTTAACCCTCAAGAATGGGAATTAATGAAAAAACATGTTATCTTTGGGGCACAAATTATTGGAGAATCTAAATATCCGCTTTTCAAAATGGCGAAAAATATTGCCCTTTTCCATCATGAACGCTTTGACGGAACTGGATACCCTTACGGTCTTTCGGGTGATAAAATTCCGTTAGAAGCAAGAATTGTTCAAGTTGCAGATGTCTTTGATGCCCTCGTCTCCGAGAGACCCTACAAGTCCGCCTGGACCTTTGATGATGCTGCAGATTACATAAAGGACATGAAAGGTCAACAATTTGACCCGGATGTCGCAAAGGCGTTTTTAGACAAGTTGGAGTTAATTTACAAGCTCTACCAGAAGCCAGAGCAACATGAATGAAGACAAATTGCTTAAGATCCTTTCAAAATACTGGGGTAACGAAAGCAATCTAATCGTTCCCAATGGAGACGATACTCTTGCAATTCCTGGGTACGATGATAGAGCATATTTGGTAACGGTAGACACCAGTCTTGAAAACGTTCACTTCACCGAAGAAATTCTTACCTTCGAAGAAATAGGTTACAGGGCCGTGGCGGGTGCACTATCTGACATCGCTGCAATGGGTGGAGAACCGGTTACCATACTTATAGATTTAGAAATACCTGCTCCCCAAACGGAAAAGATTGAATCGATATATAAAGGCATAAGTGCCCTACAGACCAAATTTCACTTTTCAATAGGAGGTGGG contains:
- a CDS encoding HD domain-containing phosphohydrolase; this encodes MKNQTAYVKFKYMDNSGIYKILYDIGISLSSQPDINKLLERIVDEAIELAKCDGGTIYTLKDNHLIFKVSKNKVLKQQFFADDITDLFSVKKIPLSKSSLSGYSALTKEILHFPDRKSAHERGFAFDLVALSGVDYAVESSLTMPLVSSTGEIVGVLQLINAREGDKIVPFKEETIELMKFFASQAAAALQNARLMEELKEVQLESIYMLSTAAEFKDKVTGDHIKRISKVSFLIARTLQTSREFSELILYASPMHDIGKVAIPDYILNKPDRLNPQEWELMKKHVIFGAQIIGESKYPLFKMAKNIALFHHERFDGTGYPYGLSGDKIPLEARIVQVADVFDALVSERPYKSAWTFDDAADYIKDMKGQQFDPDVAKAFLDKLELIYKLYQKPEQHE